The Pantoea trifolii nucleotide sequence CGCCATATGTAACCTGATTTCCAAAAAAGCAACTTACGCAAGTATATGTAGTTTCAACAAAGGGCGCACGTTTACCACTGATTGATACGTGATTTAATCCCCTTTTTTAGGCGCGTTTACGCCACAGCATTAGCTAAAAAATAGCCAGTTAATGGGGGAAACATGACAAATATCACACTAAATCGGTATACTCTGTCGCGGTTGGCAATCATTACCCCCCTAATAATTGCCCGGCAGGCCAGGGAAAAACGTTATTTCCCGGCTATGCTTTAATTTTCTCAACGCCGCGGACTGTTGGCATTTATTGAGTCCGCAGCGTTGAGGATTTTTCGAATTCCAATACAGGGTATCTGCATGAAACTACGTAGGAAGCGTGTAAAACCTATCGGGATTGATGATGTCACGATTATCGATGACTCCCGTTTACGTAAAGCCATTACCGCAGCCTCGCTGGGCAACGCGATGGAATGGTTTGATTTTGGTGTTTATGGCTTTGTGGCTTATGCGCTGGGTAAGGTGTTCTTCCCGGATGCTTCACCAAGTGTACAGATGATTGCTGCACTGGGTACGTTCTCAGTTCCGTTCCTGATTCGTCCACTCGGTGGTTTGTTCTTCGGCATGTTGGGCGACAAATATGGTCGCCAGAAAATTCTCTCTATCACCATTGTCATCATGTCGATCAGTACCTTCTGTATTGGCTTGATACCCTCATATGCCTCCATTGGCATCTGGGCACCGATCCTGCTGCTGCTGGCAAAAATGGCGCAGGGCTTCTCGGTCGGCGGTGAATATACTGGCGCATCGATCTTCGTCGCCGAGTATTCGCCTGACCGTAAGCGCGGCTTTATGGGCAGCTGGCTCGACTTCGGTTCAATTGCCGGCTTCGTGCTGGGTGCGGGGGTTGTAGTCCTGATCTCCACCATCATTGGTGAAGAGAAGTTCCTCGAGTGGGGCTGGCGCATTCCGTTCTTTATCGCGCTGCCGCTGGGCATCATTGGCTTGTATCTGCGTCATGCGCTGGAAGAAACGCCGGCGTTCCAGCAGCACGTTGATAAACTGGAACAGGGCGACCGTGAAGGTCTGCGCGATGGCCCGAAAGTGTCGTTTAAAGAGATCGCGACCAAACACTGGAAAAGCCTGTTGGCCTGTATTGGTCTGGTGATTGCCACCAACGTGACCTACTACATGCTACTGACCTACATGCCGAGTTATCTGTCGCATAATCTGCACTACTCGGAAGATCACGGCGTGTTGATTATTATCGCCATCATGATGGGTATGCTGTTTGTGCAGCCAGTAATGGGCATGCTTAGTGACCGCTTTGGCCGTCGTCCGTTTGTCATCATCGGCAGTATCGCACTGTTTGCCTTCGCGATTCCGGCCTTCATGTTGATTAACAGCGGCGTGCTGGGTCTGATTTTTGCCGGTCTGTTGCTAATGGCCGTGATCTTAAACGCCTTTACCGGTGTAATGGCATCATCGCTACCTGCGATGTTCCCAACCCACATTCGCTACAGCGCATTGGCAAGTGCCTTCAATATTTCGGTGCTGATTGCCGGTTTAACACCGACATTCGCCGCTTATTTAGTAGAAGCCACCAACAATCTGTACATGCCGGCTTACTACCTGATGGTTGTCGCGGTGATTGGTTTGATTACCGGTATCTACATGAAAGAGACCGCCAACAAGCCGCTGCGCGGTGCCACGCCAGCCGCGTCGGACATGGATGAAGCACGTGAAATCCTGCAGGAGCATCACGACAACATCGAGCAGAAAATCGAAGATATTGATGACGAGATCGCCAAGCTTGAGGCGAAACGCAAAAACCTGGTGCAGCAGCATCCGGACATCAACGAGTAATCTTCCCCACTCCCGCCGCCCGGCGGGAGTTTTCGTTTCCGCACACAATCCTTCATGCTCAGTGCCGAAAAGGGGTAAACTATTGCCACTTTTTTAACCTGCATAAGTTGTAGAGTATGTCTGAATTTAATCTGATCCAGCGCCCAAGAAGGCTGCGCAAAAGCGCGTCAATGCGCGAAATGTTCCAGGAATCTAACCTCAGCATCAACGATCTGGCGCTGCCTATCTTCGTTGAAGAAGGCGTGGACGATTACGTGCCGATAAATGCCATGCCGGGCGTGATGCGTATTCCCGAGAAACGTTTGGCGTATGAGATCGAACGTATCGCCAAAGCGGGTATCCGTTCAGTGATGACCTTCGGCATTTCCCATCACACCGATGCCACCGGCAGCGATGCCTGGAACGAAAACGGTTTGGTGGCCCGTATGTCGCGTATCTGCAAAGACACCGTGCCAGAAATGATCGTGATGTCTGATACCTGTTTCTGCGAATACACCAGCCACGGCCATTGTGGCGTACTGTGCGATCACGGCGTTGATAACGACCAAACGCTGATTAACCTCGGTAAGCAAGCCGTGGTGGCTGCACAAGCCGGTGCCGACTTTATCGCCCCTTCTGCCGCGATGGATGGCCAGGTGAAAGCCATCCGCCAGGCGCTCGACGCCGCCGGCTTCACCGATACCGCCATCATGTCGTATTCGACGAAGTTCGCCTCCTCCTTCTACGGCCCGTTCCGTGAAGCCGCAGGTACCGCGCTGAAAGGCGATCGTAAGACTTATCAGATGAATCCAATGAACCGCCGTGAAGCGCTGCGCGAGTCGCTGCTTGATGAAGCGGAAGGCGCAGATTCACTGATGGTGAAACCGGCGGGTGCCTACCTCGATATCCTGCGCGATATTCGCGAACGCACCACGTTGCCGCTGGCGGCGTACCAGGTGAGCGGCGAGTACGCGATGATCAAATTCGCCGCACAGGCGGGTGCCATCGACGAACGTAATGTGGTTCTGGAAAGCCTGGGCGCGATTAAACGTGCCGGCGCCGATCTCATTTTCAGCTATTTTGCCCTTGATCTCGCCGAGCAAAAAGTGCTCTGATTATCATTACGCCTGGCATCGGACATCGCATCCCGCTGCCAGGCGCTTTCAGCCTTTATGGCACCAACACCAGTGTTTCAGTCATTCCATAATTAATAAGAGTCACGCGATGAAAGCACCTGCACTGCCTGCGGACGAGTCACATCGTCTGGCCCAGTTACGTGCGCTCAACATTCTGCACACGCCGGCAGAAGAGCGTTTCGACCGATTAACCCGCCTTGCCCGTCGTTTGTTTGGCGTGCCCGTCGCGCTAGTCAGCCTGCTGGAAGAGGACCATCAGTGGTTCAAATCGGCGGCCGGTTACGCTGCTACCACCGCACCGCGCAATACCTCTTTCTGCGGCCACGCCGTGCTGCAGGATGATGTGATGGTGGTGGAGAATGCCCTCGAAGATGAACGCTTCCACGATAATCCCCTGGTAAATAACAGCGATAATCCGGTGCGTTTCTACGCCGGTTGCCCGTTGCGTACGCCTGCCGGTGCTAAAGTCGGCACGCTGTGCATTATCGATCACCATGCGCGCCAGTTCGATGCAGACGATATCCACACCCTGCGCGATTTGGCTGCGATGGCGGAAGCGGAGCTGGTGGCTTTCCAGACCGCGACCTCCGATGAATTGACGCAAATCACCAATCGCCGTGGCTTTATGACGCTCGGCCAGCTGGCGCTGAATGAGTGCCAGGTGAAGCAGTTACCCGCCAGCCTGACATTCCTCGATCTCGATCGCTTTAAAGCCATTAACGATACGCTCGGCCATCGCGAAGGCGACCGCGCGCTGATGGATTTTGCCGATGCCATGAAAGTGAGTTTCCGCCACGCGGATATCTTTGCCCGTTTGGGCGGCGATGAGTTTGTGGTGCTGTTTAACGGCTTACAGCTCGCCGATGCCGAAGGCGTGTTGGCGCGCTTTGATGGTTTCCTGCAACAGCAAACCCAGAATCTGGAGCGGCGTTACGCCCTGCACTTCTCATCGGGCATTGTTGAGTTCGATCCTGACCATCCGCAATCGCTGGAACAATTGCTGGAAGGTAGCGACGAACGGATGTACGCCGCTAAAAATGGGAAAAAGAAGCTAAGTTGATGTTGGCCGCCATGAATGGCGACCCTGCGGTTAATTGCCAGCTAAATCGGCGATTAATGTCTGATTAAACTTCTGCGGCTCTTCCATTTGCGGCGCGTGGCCCATGCCGGGGAATTCGATTAACCGTGCGCCGGGAATCAGCTGCGCCACCTGCTTGCCCAGCACGTTGTAATGACCGAGTTTTGCTTTCACGTCCGGCGGCGCGATATCGCTGCCAATCGCCGTAGTATCAGCGGTCCCGATCATTAAGGTGGTTGGCACGCGCAGATCTTTAAATTCGTAATAAACCGGCTGTGTGAAAATCATGTCGTAGATTAACGCCGAGTTCCACGCCACTTTTTTGTGGCCCGGTCCGCTGTTCAATCCGGCCAGCATATCGACCCATTTGTCATACTCCGGCTTCCACTGGCCGCTGTAATAAGTCTGCTGTTCATACTTCTTGATACCCGCCGCATCCAGCTTGAGTTCACGTTGATACCACTGATCCACCGAGCGCCACGGCGCGCCTTTGGCTTTCCAGTCTTCTAAACCGATGGGATTGACCAGCACCAGCTTCTGCGTTTGCTGTGGGTACATCAGCGCATAGCGCGTCGCCAGCATGCCGCCGGTGGAATGCCCAACAATAATGGCGTTGTCGATACCCAGCTGCTGCAACAGCTGATGGGTGTTCTGCGCCAGCTGCTGGAAAGTGTATTGATAGTTAGCGGGTTTGGTTGAGCTGCAGAAGCCAATCTGATCCGGCGCAATCACCCGATAACCTTTCTGGCTCAGCGCTTTGATGGTGTCGTCCCAGGTTGCGCCACAGAAGTTCTTGCCGTGCATCAGCACCACGGTTTTGCCGTTGGCCTGCTGCGTAGGTTTGACATCCATATAGCCCATACTCAGCGCTTGCTGCTGCGAGGTGAAATTAAAGTGCTGCAGAGGATAGGGATAGTTGAAGCCCTCCAACTGCTCGCCATACACATTGGCAGCGAGCGCCGGGGCGGTAACGCAGAGCGCGATTGATGCCAGAATAACGGCAAGTGACTGTTTTGGCTTGAAACGAAAATCCATAGCGCCATTCCTCAAGAGTGAAAACCTTCAGTCTGGCACGTTAATTCGCGTTAAGTATTGATGAAGTGTGCCGCCAAAAAAACACGCCTTTTACTATTAAGCATCACAACGCCATGAAAAATTTGAGTTAATAATAACGCCCGTTATTACGGTAAATATTCAACACCATCACAACAAGAAAACCTGTAAATTCACTAAA carries:
- the proP gene encoding glycine betaine/L-proline transporter ProP, translating into MKLRRKRVKPIGIDDVTIIDDSRLRKAITAASLGNAMEWFDFGVYGFVAYALGKVFFPDASPSVQMIAALGTFSVPFLIRPLGGLFFGMLGDKYGRQKILSITIVIMSISTFCIGLIPSYASIGIWAPILLLLAKMAQGFSVGGEYTGASIFVAEYSPDRKRGFMGSWLDFGSIAGFVLGAGVVVLISTIIGEEKFLEWGWRIPFFIALPLGIIGLYLRHALEETPAFQQHVDKLEQGDREGLRDGPKVSFKEIATKHWKSLLACIGLVIATNVTYYMLLTYMPSYLSHNLHYSEDHGVLIIIAIMMGMLFVQPVMGMLSDRFGRRPFVIIGSIALFAFAIPAFMLINSGVLGLIFAGLLLMAVILNAFTGVMASSLPAMFPTHIRYSALASAFNISVLIAGLTPTFAAYLVEATNNLYMPAYYLMVVAVIGLITGIYMKETANKPLRGATPAASDMDEAREILQEHHDNIEQKIEDIDDEIAKLEAKRKNLVQQHPDINE
- the hemB gene encoding porphobilinogen synthase, which gives rise to MSEFNLIQRPRRLRKSASMREMFQESNLSINDLALPIFVEEGVDDYVPINAMPGVMRIPEKRLAYEIERIAKAGIRSVMTFGISHHTDATGSDAWNENGLVARMSRICKDTVPEMIVMSDTCFCEYTSHGHCGVLCDHGVDNDQTLINLGKQAVVAAQAGADFIAPSAAMDGQVKAIRQALDAAGFTDTAIMSYSTKFASSFYGPFREAAGTALKGDRKTYQMNPMNRREALRESLLDEAEGADSLMVKPAGAYLDILRDIRERTTLPLAAYQVSGEYAMIKFAAQAGAIDERNVVLESLGAIKRAGADLIFSYFALDLAEQKVL
- a CDS encoding GGDEF domain-containing protein, translating into MKAPALPADESHRLAQLRALNILHTPAEERFDRLTRLARRLFGVPVALVSLLEEDHQWFKSAAGYAATTAPRNTSFCGHAVLQDDVMVVENALEDERFHDNPLVNNSDNPVRFYAGCPLRTPAGAKVGTLCIIDHHARQFDADDIHTLRDLAAMAEAELVAFQTATSDELTQITNRRGFMTLGQLALNECQVKQLPASLTFLDLDRFKAINDTLGHREGDRALMDFADAMKVSFRHADIFARLGGDEFVVLFNGLQLADAEGVLARFDGFLQQQTQNLERRYALHFSSGIVEFDPDHPQSLEQLLEGSDERMYAAKNGKKKLS
- a CDS encoding alpha/beta fold hydrolase; translation: MDFRFKPKQSLAVILASIALCVTAPALAANVYGEQLEGFNYPYPLQHFNFTSQQQALSMGYMDVKPTQQANGKTVVLMHGKNFCGATWDDTIKALSQKGYRVIAPDQIGFCSSTKPANYQYTFQQLAQNTHQLLQQLGIDNAIIVGHSTGGMLATRYALMYPQQTQKLVLVNPIGLEDWKAKGAPWRSVDQWYQRELKLDAAGIKKYEQQTYYSGQWKPEYDKWVDMLAGLNSGPGHKKVAWNSALIYDMIFTQPVYYEFKDLRVPTTLMIGTADTTAIGSDIAPPDVKAKLGHYNVLGKQVAQLIPGARLIEFPGMGHAPQMEEPQKFNQTLIADLAGN